Proteins co-encoded in one Paracoccus aestuarii genomic window:
- the fnrL gene encoding transcriptional regulator FnrL, translating into MKPRRTDDAPSGDARCGDCPIRYRAVCAQCEGPELERLEQMKFYRSYQAGQPILWEGDRTEFVASVVTGVATLTHTLEDGRRQMVGLLLPSDFLGRPGRDRAAYDATAATDVVLCCFRRGPFDQMMRQTPQLAHRLLDMTLDDLDAAREWMLLLGRKTAREKIASFIAIIARRQAALHKQPAQGRIEMELPLTREAMADYLGLTIETVSRQITALRQDGVIEVRGKRGLVLPDYARLVEESGDDSDGGLPD; encoded by the coding sequence ATCAAACCCCGCCGGACCGACGATGCCCCGTCGGGCGATGCGCGCTGCGGCGATTGTCCCATCCGCTATCGCGCCGTCTGCGCCCAATGCGAGGGCCCGGAGCTGGAGCGGCTGGAACAGATGAAGTTCTACCGCAGCTATCAGGCGGGCCAGCCCATCCTGTGGGAGGGTGACCGCACCGAGTTCGTGGCATCCGTCGTCACCGGCGTCGCCACCCTGACCCATACGCTGGAGGATGGGCGCCGCCAGATGGTCGGCCTGCTGCTGCCAAGCGATTTCCTGGGTCGGCCGGGGCGCGACCGCGCCGCCTATGACGCGACGGCGGCGACCGATGTGGTGCTGTGCTGTTTCCGGCGCGGGCCGTTCGACCAGATGATGCGCCAGACGCCGCAGCTGGCCCATCGCCTGCTGGACATGACCTTGGACGACCTGGACGCCGCGCGGGAATGGATGCTGCTGCTGGGGCGCAAGACGGCGCGGGAAAAGATCGCCTCGTTCATCGCGATCATCGCCCGCAGGCAGGCAGCGCTCCACAAGCAGCCCGCCCAGGGTCGCATCGAGATGGAGCTGCCCCTGACGCGCGAGGCGATGGCCGATTACCTGGGCCTGACCATCGAGACGGTCAGCCGCCAGATCACCGCCCTGCGCCAGGACGGCGTGATCGAGGTGCGCGGCAAGCGCGGCCTGGTCCTGCCCGACTATGCCCGCCTGGTCGAGGAATCGGGCGATGACAGCGATGGCGGCCTGCCCGACTGA
- a CDS encoding universal stress protein, producing MSYKTILTVLCDPSQLPQLDGAAALATAQDAHLEVLCLGIDHSQAGYFFPGGTPYGLREAIDNALQDVTRLETMVRDRLAAAIDLRWSCESAVTQSGGMASLIGMRARFADLAVQSAPYAQGQPQDAVTATEAALFEGGCPVLILPRDAAPVMPPRGVLVAWNQSPEALAAIRRALPLLRQARMVELTCIDPGRSGPERSDPGGALAQMLTRHGVRTQVAVLARSGPRISDQLNRRATEIGADLVVMGAYGHSRLRQAILGGATRNMLEQAALPVFLAR from the coding sequence ATGAGCTACAAGACGATCCTGACGGTTCTCTGCGATCCGTCGCAACTGCCCCAGCTGGACGGCGCCGCCGCCTTGGCCACCGCGCAGGACGCCCATCTGGAGGTGCTGTGCCTGGGCATCGATCACAGCCAGGCGGGCTATTTCTTTCCCGGCGGCACACCCTATGGCCTGCGCGAGGCGATCGACAACGCGCTGCAGGACGTCACCCGGCTGGAGACGATGGTCCGTGATCGCCTGGCCGCCGCGATCGACCTGCGCTGGTCCTGCGAATCGGCGGTGACGCAATCGGGGGGCATGGCCTCGCTGATCGGGATGCGGGCGCGCTTCGCCGATCTGGCGGTCCAGTCGGCCCCCTATGCGCAGGGCCAGCCCCAGGACGCCGTGACCGCGACCGAGGCCGCGCTCTTCGAGGGGGGCTGCCCGGTCCTGATCCTGCCGCGCGACGCGGCCCCCGTCATGCCGCCCCGCGGCGTGCTGGTGGCCTGGAACCAGTCGCCCGAAGCCTTGGCCGCGATCCGCCGCGCCCTGCCGCTGCTGCGCCAGGCGCGGATGGTCGAACTGACCTGCATCGATCCGGGCCGCAGCGGGCCGGAACGCTCGGATCCCGGCGGGGCCTTGGCGCAGATGCTGACGCGGCACGGGGTGCGGACCCAGGTCGCGGTGCTGGCCCGCAGCGGCCCGCGCATCAGCGACCAGCTGAACCGCCGCGCGACCGAGATCGGCGCCGATCTGGTGGTGATGGGCGCCTATGGCCATTCGCGGTTGCGCCAGGCGATCCTGGGGGGCGCCACGCGCAACATGCTGGAACAGGCGGCGCTGCCGGTCTTCCTGGCCCGCTGA
- the queC gene encoding 7-cyano-7-deazaguanine synthase QueC encodes MKTALVCSGGLDSVSLAHVLAAQGRLARIVSFDYGQRHRKELDFARDCAARLAVPFHLVDLSGLGAALSGSALTDDVAVPDGHYAEETMRVTVVPNRNAIMLSVAFGIAAAQGDDAVAAAVHGGDHFIYPDCRPGFTDAFAAMQRAALEGYAEIALEVPFVHATKADIVTAGAAAGTPFARTWSCYKGGDRHCGRCGTCVERREAFHLAGVADPTDYADPDYWRAALAAHAGGA; translated from the coding sequence ATGAAGACTGCTCTCGTCTGTTCGGGCGGGCTTGATTCCGTATCATTGGCCCATGTCCTGGCCGCCCAAGGCCGGCTGGCCCGCATCGTCAGCTTCGATTACGGCCAGCGCCACCGCAAGGAGCTGGATTTCGCGCGCGACTGCGCGGCGCGGCTGGCGGTGCCCTTCCACCTGGTCGATCTGTCGGGCCTGGGCGCGGCCTTGTCCGGATCGGCGCTGACCGATGATGTCGCGGTCCCCGACGGCCATTACGCCGAGGAGACGATGCGCGTCACGGTCGTGCCCAACCGCAACGCGATCATGCTGAGCGTGGCCTTCGGCATCGCCGCCGCGCAGGGCGACGATGCGGTGGCGGCGGCGGTCCATGGCGGCGATCACTTCATCTATCCCGATTGCCGGCCAGGCTTCACCGACGCCTTCGCCGCCATGCAGCGCGCCGCGCTGGAGGGCTATGCCGAGATCGCGCTGGAGGTGCCCTTCGTGCATGCCACCAAGGCCGACATCGTGACCGCCGGTGCGGCGGCTGGCACGCCCTTTGCGCGGACGTGGTCCTGCTACAAGGGCGGGGACCGTCATTGCGGGCGCTGCGGCACCTGCGTCGAACGGCGCGAGGCCTTTCACCTGGCCGGGGTCGCGGACCCCACCGATTACGCCGATCCCGATTACTGGCGCGCCGCCCTGGCCGCCCATGCCGGAGGGGCCTGA
- a CDS encoding 6-pyruvoyl trahydropterin synthase family protein: MFRITKEFHFSASHVLDHLPADHQCARLHGHNYVVVVELAAPALNGDGFVRDFHELAALKAYLDEHFDHRHLNDVIEGPTTAEALARHLHDWCRARWPETAAVRVSETPKTWAEYRP, encoded by the coding sequence ATGTTCAGGATCACCAAGGAATTCCATTTCAGCGCCTCGCATGTGCTGGATCACCTGCCCGCCGATCACCAATGCGCGCGGCTGCATGGCCATAACTACGTCGTGGTGGTCGAACTGGCGGCGCCCGCGCTGAACGGCGACGGCTTCGTGCGCGATTTCCATGAACTGGCGGCGCTGAAGGCCTATCTGGACGAGCATTTCGATCACCGCCACCTGAACGATGTGATCGAAGGCCCGACCACGGCCGAGGCCCTGGCCCGGCATCTGCATGACTGGTGCAGGGCGCGCTGGCCAGAAACCGCGGCCGTCCGGGTCAGCGAGACGCCCAAGACCTGGGCGGAATACCGGCCATGA
- the ccoN gene encoding cytochrome-c oxidase, cbb3-type subunit I, which produces MSGIVKLILLGAITLFAAIGSNLARDLAYQVNALTVMLVAGGLFLWTLRRIDEPVPAVDPGAYQDGVIRAGVIATVLWGVVGFLAGTFIAFQLAFPALNFSDATQGYLNFGKLRPLHTSAVIFAFGGNALIATSFYVVQRTSAARLWGGNAAWFVFWGYNLFIVLAASGYILGATQSKEYAEPEWYADWWLTVVWVVYLAVFLGTIIKRREPHIYVANWFYLAFIVTIAMLHIVNNLSVPVSIWGSKSVPLFSGVQDAMVQWWYGHNAVGFFLTAGFLGMMYYFIPKQAERPVYSYRLSIIHFWAIIFLYIWAGPHHLHYTALPEWAATLGMVFSIMLWMPSWGGMINGLMTLSGAWDKLRTDPIIRMMVVAVGFYGMATFEGPMMSIKSVNALSHYTDWTIGHVHSGALGWNGMITFGALYFLVPRLWDRPGLYSLRLVSWHFWLATIGIVLYAASMWVTGIMEGLMWREVDQHGYLVNAFADTVSAKFPMYVLRGLGGVLYLAGAIIMTWNLWATVARQPRRIGAGAAVPAE; this is translated from the coding sequence ATGTCGGGCATCGTGAAACTGATCCTGCTGGGGGCGATCACGCTGTTCGCCGCCATCGGCAGCAACCTGGCGCGGGACCTGGCCTATCAGGTCAACGCGCTGACCGTCATGCTGGTCGCGGGCGGGCTGTTCCTGTGGACCCTGCGCCGCATCGACGAGCCGGTGCCCGCCGTCGATCCCGGCGCCTATCAGGACGGGGTGATCCGCGCGGGCGTGATCGCCACGGTCCTGTGGGGGGTGGTGGGGTTCCTGGCGGGGACCTTCATCGCGTTCCAGCTGGCCTTCCCGGCGCTGAACTTCAGCGACGCGACCCAAGGATACCTGAACTTCGGCAAGCTGCGGCCGCTGCATACCAGCGCGGTCATCTTCGCCTTCGGGGGCAATGCGCTGATCGCCACGTCCTTCTATGTGGTCCAGCGCACCTCGGCGGCGCGGCTCTGGGGCGGGAACGCGGCCTGGTTCGTGTTCTGGGGATACAACCTCTTCATCGTGCTGGCGGCATCGGGATACATTCTGGGCGCCACCCAGTCCAAGGAATATGCCGAACCGGAATGGTATGCCGACTGGTGGCTGACGGTGGTCTGGGTCGTCTATCTGGCGGTGTTCCTCGGCACGATCATCAAGCGCCGCGAGCCGCATATCTATGTGGCCAACTGGTTCTACCTGGCCTTCATCGTGACCATCGCGATGCTGCATATCGTCAACAACCTGTCGGTGCCGGTCAGCATCTGGGGGTCGAAATCCGTGCCGCTGTTTTCCGGCGTGCAGGACGCGATGGTGCAGTGGTGGTACGGCCATAACGCGGTCGGGTTCTTCCTGACGGCGGGGTTCCTGGGGATGATGTACTACTTCATCCCCAAGCAGGCCGAGCGGCCGGTCTATTCCTATCGGCTGTCGATCATCCACTTCTGGGCGATCATCTTCCTGTACATCTGGGCGGGGCCGCATCACCTGCATTACACGGCGCTGCCGGAATGGGCCGCGACCTTGGGGATGGTGTTCTCGATCATGCTGTGGATGCCCAGCTGGGGCGGCATGATCAACGGGCTGATGACCCTGTCGGGGGCCTGGGACAAGCTGCGCACGGATCCGATCATCCGCATGATGGTCGTCGCGGTGGGGTTCTATGGCATGGCCACCTTCGAGGGGCCGATGATGTCGATCAAATCCGTCAACGCGCTGAGCCATTACACCGACTGGACCATCGGCCATGTCCATTCCGGGGCCTTGGGCTGGAACGGGATGATCACCTTCGGCGCGCTCTATTTCCTGGTGCCGCGGCTGTGGGATCGTCCGGGCCTCTACAGCCTGCGGCTGGTCAGCTGGCACTTCTGGCTGGCGACGATCGGGATCGTCCTCTACGCGGCCTCGATGTGGGTCACCGGCATCATGGAGGGCCTGATGTGGCGCGAGGTCGACCAGCACGGCTACCTGGTCAACGCCTTCGCCGACACGGTCAGCGCCAAGTTCCCGATGTATGTCCTGCGCGGCCTGGGCGGCGTGCTGTACCTGGCGGGCGCGATCATCATGACATGGAACCTGTGGGCGACCGTCGCCCGGCAGCCGCGCCGCATCGGCGCAGGCGCCGCGGTTCCCGCAGAATAA
- the ccoO gene encoding cytochrome-c oxidase, cbb3-type subunit II, giving the protein MGILDRHKILERNATLLLVLSFLVVSIGGIVQITPLFYLENTIEPVEGVRPYTPLELTGRDIYIREGCYVCHSQMIRPMRDEVERYGHYSLAAESMYDHPFQWGSKRTGPDLARVGGRYSDEWHVDHLRDPQSVVPESIMPKYGFLLDRVIRPDDIRARLIADRRVGVPYDDEMIRNAAADFRLQADEWGDAAALQSRYPGAQVRNFDRQPQLTEMDALVAYLQVLGTMVDFSTFQPDPNR; this is encoded by the coding sequence ATGGGCATTCTCGACAGACACAAGATCCTGGAACGCAACGCGACGCTGCTGCTGGTCCTGTCCTTCCTGGTCGTCTCGATCGGCGGCATCGTCCAGATCACGCCGCTGTTCTATCTGGAAAACACCATCGAGCCGGTCGAGGGCGTGCGCCCCTACACGCCCTTGGAGCTGACCGGCCGCGACATCTACATCCGCGAGGGCTGCTATGTCTGCCACAGCCAGATGATCCGGCCGATGCGCGACGAGGTCGAACGCTATGGCCATTACAGCCTGGCGGCGGAATCCATGTATGACCACCCGTTCCAGTGGGGGTCGAAACGCACCGGGCCGGACCTGGCCCGGGTGGGGGGGCGCTATTCGGACGAATGGCATGTGGATCACCTGCGCGACCCGCAATCGGTGGTGCCGGAATCGATCATGCCGAAATACGGCTTCCTGCTGGACCGGGTGATCCGCCCCGACGACATCCGCGCCCGGCTGATCGCCGACCGTCGCGTGGGCGTGCCCTATGACGACGAGATGATCCGCAACGCCGCCGCCGATTTCCGGCTGCAGGCGGATGAATGGGGGGACGCGGCCGCGCTGCAGTCGCGCTATCCCGGCGCGCAGGTCCGCAATTTCGACCGCCAGCCGCAACTGACCGAGATGGACGCCCTGGTCGCCTATCTGCAGGTCCTGGGCACGATGGTCGATTTCTCGACCTTCCAGCCCGATCCGAACCGCTGA
- the miaB gene encoding tRNA (N6-isopentenyl adenosine(37)-C2)-methylthiotransferase MiaB translates to MTASTPAAKKLFIKTYGCQMNVYDSQRMAEAMGAEGYVLTEDQSDADMVLLNTCHIREKAAEKLYSDLGRLKPLKAARPDLKIGVAGCVAQAEGEEIVRRMPLVDLVVGPQTYHRLPAMLRGEAPAILTEFPPEDKFDHLPERRATRRAPAAFLTVQEGCDKFCAFCVVPYTRGAEVSRPVDRILTEARDLVARGVREITLLGQNVNGWHGAGAGGEWGFGRLIRALAEIDGLDRIRYTTSHPNDMADDLIEAHRDIPQLMPYLHLPVQSGSDRILKAMNRKHTADQYLRLIDRIRAARPDILLTSDFIVGFPGETDQDHAETLRLVEQVGFGTAFSFKYSPRPGTPAYDRPEVDGAVADARLQELQALLTRQQRAVQQDMVGRTVGVLFEKPGREPGQIIGKSDYLHSVFVDAPDAQVGDLVQVRIVESAPNSLRGALAA, encoded by the coding sequence ATGACCGCCAGCACCCCGGCCGCGAAGAAACTGTTCATCAAGACCTATGGCTGCCAGATGAACGTCTATGACAGCCAGCGCATGGCCGAGGCCATGGGCGCGGAAGGCTATGTCCTGACCGAGGATCAGTCGGACGCCGACATGGTCCTGCTGAACACCTGCCATATCCGCGAGAAGGCGGCCGAGAAGCTCTATTCCGATCTGGGCCGGCTGAAGCCCCTGAAGGCCGCGCGCCCCGATCTGAAGATCGGGGTCGCAGGCTGCGTGGCCCAGGCCGAGGGCGAGGAGATCGTCCGCCGCATGCCGCTGGTCGATCTGGTCGTCGGGCCGCAGACCTATCACCGCCTGCCCGCCATGCTGCGCGGTGAGGCGCCCGCGATCCTGACCGAGTTCCCGCCCGAGGACAAGTTCGACCACCTGCCCGAACGCCGCGCCACCCGCCGCGCGCCCGCGGCCTTCCTGACCGTGCAGGAGGGCTGCGACAAGTTCTGCGCCTTCTGCGTCGTCCCCTATACCCGCGGGGCCGAGGTCAGCCGCCCCGTCGACCGCATCCTGACCGAGGCGCGCGATCTGGTCGCCCGCGGCGTGCGCGAGATCACGCTGCTGGGTCAGAACGTCAATGGCTGGCACGGCGCGGGCGCGGGCGGCGAATGGGGCTTTGGCCGCCTGATCCGCGCGCTGGCCGAAATCGACGGTCTGGACCGCATCCGCTACACCACCAGCCATCCCAACGACATGGCGGACGACCTGATCGAGGCGCATCGCGACATCCCCCAGCTGATGCCCTATCTGCATCTGCCGGTGCAATCGGGCAGCGACCGCATCCTGAAGGCGATGAACCGCAAGCATACGGCCGACCAGTATCTGCGCCTGATCGACCGCATCCGCGCGGCGCGGCCCGATATCCTGCTGACCAGCGACTTCATCGTGGGTTTCCCGGGCGAGACGGATCAGGACCATGCCGAGACACTGCGCCTGGTGGAACAGGTGGGCTTCGGCACAGCCTTCAGCTTCAAGTATTCGCCCCGCCCCGGCACCCCCGCCTATGACCGCCCCGAGGTGGACGGCGCCGTCGCCGATGCCCGGTTGCAGGAATTGCAGGCCCTGCTGACGCGCCAGCAGCGCGCCGTCCAGCAGGACATGGTGGGCCGCACCGTGGGCGTGCTGTTCGAAAAACCGGGCCGCGAGCCGGGCCAGATCATCGGCAAGTCCGATTACCTGCATTCGGTCTTTGTCGATGCGCCCGATGCGCAGGTGGGCGATCTGGTTCAGGTGCGCATCGTCGAAAGCGCGCCCAATTCCCTGCGCGGCGCGCTGGCGGCCTGA
- the hemN gene encoding oxygen-independent coproporphyrinogen III oxidase, producing the protein MEQLSQRELNGLLEARAPRYTSYPPATQFRPLIGPDVVAGWLGAVAPGTRISLYLHVPFCRRLCWFCACRTQGTRTMAPVRAYVDSLIAEIAMLRRALPRGVALSRLHWGGGTPTLLTPDLMTRLADAIDDAFPRAPGAEFSVEIDPAEIDAPRMAALARAGMNRASIGVQDFDPVIQEAIGRPQDLAMTDRAVRLIRDHGVRGLNADILYGLPHQTGPRMADTVQKLLAMRPDRVALYGYAHVPWMSRRQVMIPEDSLPDGAARLALFATAQSLFRHDGYVPIGIDHFARPDDGLAVAAAQGRLRRNFQGYVDDGAGLLLGLGASAISRFPQGFAQNAPATGAWQAAIREGRLATARGHAFTPDDGWRGRVIEALMCDFRADLARIAADHQVDPAVVIQAAAPVVQRFAPRVTLEDGVLRILPEGRPLTRLVAQGFDAYAAPAGAHSTAV; encoded by the coding sequence ATGGAACAGCTTTCGCAACGTGAACTGAACGGTCTGCTGGAGGCGCGGGCGCCGCGCTATACCAGCTATCCCCCCGCCACCCAGTTCCGGCCCCTGATCGGGCCGGATGTGGTGGCGGGCTGGCTGGGGGCGGTGGCGCCGGGGACGCGGATCTCGCTTTACCTGCATGTGCCCTTCTGCCGGCGCCTGTGCTGGTTCTGCGCCTGCCGCACGCAGGGGACGCGGACCATGGCCCCGGTGCGCGCCTATGTCGACAGCCTGATCGCCGAGATCGCGATGCTGCGCCGCGCCCTGCCGCGCGGGGTCGCCCTGTCGCGGCTGCATTGGGGCGGGGGGACGCCCACGCTGCTGACGCCCGATCTGATGACCCGGCTGGCCGATGCGATCGACGACGCCTTTCCCCGCGCGCCGGGGGCCGAATTCTCGGTCGAGATCGACCCGGCCGAGATCGACGCCCCGCGCATGGCCGCGCTGGCCCGGGCGGGGATGAACCGCGCCTCGATCGGGGTGCAGGATTTCGACCCGGTGATCCAAGAGGCCATCGGCCGCCCGCAGGACCTGGCCATGACCGACCGCGCGGTGCGGCTGATCCGCGATCACGGGGTGCGGGGCCTGAATGCCGACATCCTCTATGGCCTGCCGCATCAGACCGGGCCGCGCATGGCCGACACGGTGCAGAAGCTGCTGGCGATGCGGCCCGACCGGGTGGCGCTTTACGGCTATGCCCATGTACCGTGGATGTCGCGCCGCCAGGTGATGATCCCCGAGGACAGCCTGCCCGACGGCGCGGCGCGGCTGGCGCTGTTCGCGACGGCGCAGTCGCTGTTTCGGCATGACGGCTATGTCCCCATCGGCATCGACCATTTCGCGCGGCCCGATGACGGGCTGGCGGTGGCCGCGGCGCAAGGGCGGCTGCGGCGGAACTTTCAGGGCTATGTCGATGACGGGGCCGGGCTGCTGCTGGGGCTGGGGGCGTCGGCGATCTCGCGCTTTCCGCAGGGTTTTGCGCAGAACGCCCCGGCCACCGGCGCATGGCAGGCGGCGATCCGCGAGGGCCGGCTGGCCACCGCGCGGGGCCATGCCTTCACCCCCGACGATGGCTGGCGCGGCCGGGTGATCGAGGCGCTGATGTGCGATTTCCGCGCCGATCTGGCCCGGATCGCCGCCGATCATCAGGTCGATCCGGCGGTCGTGATCCAGGCCGCAGCCCCGGTCGTGCAGCGCTTCGCCCCCCGCGTCACGCTGGAGGATGGGGTCCTTCGTATCCTGCCCGAGGGCCGCCCCCTGACGCGGCTGGTCGCGCAGGGGTTCGACGCCTATGCCGCGCCCGCGGGCGCCCATTCGACGGCGGTCTGA
- a CDS encoding cbb3-type cytochrome c oxidase subunit 3 produces the protein METYSFLRAMADSWALLILVLIFVGVIVFVFRPGGRRAQKDAADSIFRNETRPARDDRKDDL, from the coding sequence ATGGAAACCTACAGCTTCCTGCGCGCCATGGCCGACAGCTGGGCGCTTCTGATCCTGGTGCTGATCTTTGTGGGCGTGATCGTCTTCGTGTTCCGCCCCGGCGGGCGGCGCGCCCAGAAGGATGCCGCCGACAGCATCTTCCGCAACGAGACCCGGCCCGCCCGCGACGACAGAAAGGATGACCTGTGA
- the queE gene encoding 7-carboxy-7-deazaguanine synthase QueE — protein MKPLRIAEIFGPTIQGEGALIGEPTVFVRAGGCDYRCSWCDSMHAVDSAYRDAWAPMTTEAIWAEVARLSGGRALTLSISGGNPAIQDFGQLVARARAEGYRTALETQGSVARDWFAGLDMLVLSPKPPSSGEVPDPEALAACIAAGQGAGAMVLKMVIFDAEDYAFARRIAADHPGLPVYLQPGNPETDPDRPVAAQDVADRLLWLVEMVTADGWFGVRVLPQLHVLLWGNQRGV, from the coding sequence ATGAAGCCTCTTCGTATCGCCGAGATCTTCGGCCCCACCATCCAGGGCGAGGGTGCGCTGATCGGCGAGCCTACGGTCTTCGTGCGCGCGGGCGGCTGCGATTATCGCTGTTCGTGGTGCGATTCGATGCATGCGGTGGACAGTGCCTATCGCGACGCTTGGGCGCCCATGACAACCGAGGCCATCTGGGCCGAAGTCGCGCGCCTGTCGGGCGGGCGGGCGCTGACGCTGTCGATCTCGGGCGGGAACCCGGCGATCCAGGATTTCGGCCAGCTGGTCGCCCGTGCCCGGGCCGAAGGATACCGCACCGCGCTGGAGACCCAGGGCTCGGTCGCGCGGGACTGGTTCGCGGGGCTGGACATGCTGGTCCTGAGCCCCAAGCCGCCCTCCAGCGGCGAGGTGCCGGACCCCGAGGCCCTGGCGGCCTGCATCGCGGCGGGGCAGGGGGCGGGGGCGATGGTGCTGAAGATGGTGATCTTCGATGCCGAGGATTACGCCTTTGCCCGGCGGATCGCGGCGGATCATCCGGGCCTGCCGGTCTATCTGCAGCCGGGCAATCCCGAGACCGACCCCGACCGGCCGGTGGCCGCCCAGGACGTGGCCGACCGGCTGCTATGGCTGGTCGAGATGGTCACCGCTGATGGCTGGTTCGGTGTGCGGGTCCTGCCGCAGCTGCATGTGCTGCTGTGGGGCAACCAGCGCGGGGTCTGA
- the ccoP gene encoding cytochrome-c oxidase, cbb3-type subunit III — protein sequence MPVTPKRRGRAQPKAPVPSTGHEWDGITEYDNPMPRWWLWTFYATIVWAVGYMIAYPAIPLVTQATQGVIGGNARSQVAAQIDSFAAANAPVREALVRTPLDRIPADPDLMGYATNAGAALYRTWCAQCHGAGAAGARGYPNLLDDVWLWGGTMEDIHLTLLHGIRDPADPDTRYSQMPRFGVDGLLDADRIEEVAHFSLSLSGAPHDPALAAPGAQVYAENCVACHGPAGEGDRSQGAPALNDQVWLYGSEPQTVARIIHDGPYGVMPAWSDRLTEAEIRALTVYVHGLGGGE from the coding sequence ATGCCCGTGACCCCCAAGCGCCGCGGCCGGGCCCAGCCCAAGGCACCGGTGCCCTCGACCGGGCATGAATGGGACGGGATCACCGAATATGACAACCCGATGCCGCGCTGGTGGCTGTGGACCTTCTATGCGACGATTGTCTGGGCGGTGGGCTACATGATCGCCTATCCGGCGATCCCGCTGGTGACGCAGGCGACCCAAGGGGTGATCGGCGGCAATGCCCGGTCCCAGGTCGCGGCCCAAATCGACAGCTTCGCCGCCGCCAATGCCCCCGTGCGCGAGGCGCTGGTCCGGACCCCGCTGGACCGCATCCCGGCCGATCCCGACCTGATGGGCTATGCCACCAATGCGGGGGCGGCGCTTTATCGGACGTGGTGCGCGCAATGCCACGGGGCAGGGGCTGCGGGGGCGCGGGGCTATCCCAACCTGCTGGACGATGTCTGGCTGTGGGGCGGCACGATGGAGGACATCCACCTGACCCTGCTGCACGGCATCCGCGACCCGGCCGATCCCGATACCCGCTATTCCCAGATGCCGCGCTTCGGGGTGGACGGGCTGCTGGATGCCGACCGGATCGAGGAGGTCGCGCATTTCAGCCTGTCGCTGTCGGGCGCCCCCCATGACCCTGCCCTGGCCGCGCCGGGGGCGCAGGTCTATGCCGAGAACTGCGTGGCCTGCCACGGCCCCGCGGGCGAGGGCGACCGCAGCCAGGGCGCACCCGCGCTGAACGACCAGGTCTGGCTCTATGGCAGCGAGCCCCAGACCGTCGCGCGGATCATCCATGACGGCCCCTATGGCGTCATGCCCGCCTGGTCCGACCGTCTGACCGAGGCCGAGATCCGTGCCCTGACCGTCTATGTCCACGGGCTGGGGGGCGGCGAGTAA